In the Novosphingobium sp. 9 genome, one interval contains:
- the murF gene encoding UDP-N-acetylmuramoyl-tripeptide--D-alanyl-D-alanine ligase, translating into MSAAVRILEWPASADAGAASGTDAPREPLGALWDSATLAQVMQGTASGDFTVTGVEIDSRDVQPGDLFFAMKGEAMDGHRFVPMAFEKGAGAVVVDRPVEGPHILVADTTAALEALGAAARERARGPIIGVTGSVGKTGVKEAIFAALDRASHGDAHRSVKSYNNHVGVPLSLSRMPSRARFGIFEMGMNHAGEIAALTRQVRPNVAVITTIAPAHIEMLGSMEAIADAKAEIFEGLESIGGNRGGVAVIPADSPWFERLRDAATKLGVTAVSFGKAVGADVRLLDAVPAIGGGSLVTVDMGDRRVCYTVAAPGEHQVLNSLAVMAAVCAVDGDLGAAGVALAEMEGLAGRGAHVQIEVPGGAPDAQGKRTALLIDESYNANPASMRATLAQLGRTPAKRRIAVLGAMKELGDHGPAFHAELAGPLAEAHVDYAILVGPEMAALEDVLEAARKSDGPGKTGPSVLHKPVPFTHCANVGEAVDALRAFGLERDDAVLVKGSNSVGLASLVRAFSNQEG; encoded by the coding sequence ATGAGCGCAGCAGTCCGTATCCTCGAATGGCCGGCTTCGGCTGACGCCGGTGCCGCCTCCGGCACGGACGCGCCTCGGGAGCCGCTGGGCGCGCTGTGGGATTCGGCGACGCTCGCGCAGGTCATGCAAGGCACGGCGAGCGGCGATTTCACCGTCACCGGCGTCGAGATCGACAGCCGCGACGTGCAGCCGGGCGACTTGTTCTTCGCCATGAAGGGCGAGGCGATGGACGGCCATCGCTTCGTGCCCATGGCCTTCGAGAAGGGCGCAGGCGCCGTGGTGGTCGACCGGCCCGTCGAGGGGCCGCATATCCTTGTCGCCGATACCACGGCGGCGCTGGAAGCGCTGGGCGCCGCCGCGCGTGAGCGGGCACGCGGCCCGATCATCGGCGTGACCGGATCGGTGGGCAAGACCGGCGTGAAGGAGGCGATCTTCGCCGCGCTCGACCGCGCCTCGCACGGGGACGCGCACCGCTCGGTCAAGAGCTACAACAACCACGTCGGCGTGCCGCTCAGCCTGTCGCGTATGCCCTCGCGCGCGCGGTTCGGCATTTTCGAGATGGGGATGAACCACGCGGGCGAGATCGCCGCGCTGACCCGTCAGGTGCGCCCGAACGTCGCCGTCATCACCACCATCGCGCCTGCGCATATCGAGATGCTCGGCTCGATGGAGGCCATCGCCGATGCCAAGGCGGAGATCTTCGAAGGCCTTGAAAGTATTGGCGGGAATCGGGGCGGCGTCGCGGTGATCCCCGCCGACAGCCCGTGGTTCGAGCGTCTTCGCGATGCGGCGACGAAGCTGGGCGTCACGGCCGTCTCGTTCGGCAAGGCTGTGGGCGCGGATGTGCGCCTGCTTGATGCCGTGCCCGCGATCGGCGGCGGCTCGCTCGTCACCGTCGACATGGGCGACAGGCGGGTGTGCTATACCGTCGCGGCGCCGGGCGAGCATCAGGTGCTCAATTCGCTGGCGGTGATGGCGGCCGTGTGCGCGGTCGATGGCGATCTGGGCGCGGCGGGCGTGGCGCTGGCCGAGATGGAGGGCCTCGCCGGGCGCGGCGCGCATGTGCAGATCGAGGTTCCCGGCGGCGCGCCGGACGCGCAGGGCAAGCGCACGGCGCTGCTGATCGACGAAAGCTACAACGCCAATCCCGCCTCGATGCGCGCCACGCTGGCGCAGCTGGGGCGCACCCCGGCAAAGCGTCGGATCGCAGTGCTCGGCGCGATGAAGGAACTGGGCGATCACGGCCCCGCGTTCCACGCCGAACTCGCCGGGCCGCTCGCCGAGGCGCACGTCGATTACGCGATCCTCGTCGGGCCGGAAATGGCGGCACTTGAGGATGTGCTTGAAGCTGCTCGAAAATCGGACGGACCGGGGAAAACCGGGCCTTCTGTGCTTCACAAACCGGTGCCATTCACGCATTGCGCGAATGTGGGAGAAGCTGTGGACGCCCTG
- a CDS encoding UDP-N-acetylmuramoyl-L-alanyl-D-glutamate--2,6-diaminopimelate ligase → MNLAQLAAAAGVTLPEGASQDRLDTTVTGFAIDHRKVAPGTVFGAFRGARVNGEDFIAAAIEAGAVAVVTAPGVTVDGAVAIHDAEPRRAFAKLAAPFFQPVPETIVAVTGTNGKTSNVELTRQLWRMAGLRAASIGTLGVTTSDETVSTGLTTPDVVTFLANLTGLAREGVTHLAYEASSHGLSQFRNEGPRVTAGAFTNLSRDHLDYHADMDDYFAAKMRLFDEVVAPDGTAVIWADDEWSDKAVAHAEARGLKVFTVGTKGTGIRLLSRTPGALGQVLEIEHEGKQRRIDLPLIGAYQAANALVSAGLVLACGGEPYATFDAMKRLVTVRGRLERAGLTMVGAPIYVDYAHTPDALEAAIAALRPHVTGRLIVVFGAGGDRDRGKRPQMGRVACEGAEVVIVTDDNPRGEDPNAIRAEVLAGCDDKARDIGDRREAIFAAVVEAKAGDIVLVAGKGHEQGQIIGSGADARVLPFDDVTVAREMAGTHGR, encoded by the coding sequence ATGAACCTCGCGCAGCTTGCTGCCGCCGCAGGCGTGACTTTGCCTGAAGGCGCGTCGCAGGACCGTCTCGACACGACCGTCACCGGCTTTGCGATCGACCATCGCAAGGTCGCGCCGGGCACCGTGTTCGGCGCCTTCAGGGGCGCGCGCGTCAATGGCGAGGATTTCATTGCCGCCGCGATCGAGGCGGGCGCCGTGGCGGTCGTCACCGCGCCGGGCGTCACGGTGGACGGTGCGGTCGCGATCCACGATGCCGAGCCGCGCCGCGCCTTTGCGAAGCTGGCCGCGCCGTTCTTCCAGCCGGTGCCCGAGACCATCGTCGCCGTCACCGGCACCAACGGCAAGACCTCGAACGTCGAGCTGACCCGCCAGCTGTGGCGCATGGCGGGCCTGCGCGCCGCGTCCATCGGCACGCTGGGCGTCACCACCAGCGACGAGACCGTCTCGACCGGGCTGACCACACCCGATGTCGTGACGTTCCTCGCCAATCTCACCGGCCTTGCCCGCGAAGGCGTGACGCATCTGGCCTATGAGGCTTCGAGCCACGGCCTCTCGCAGTTCCGCAACGAAGGGCCGCGCGTCACTGCCGGGGCCTTCACCAACCTGTCGCGCGACCATCTCGATTACCATGCCGACATGGACGATTACTTCGCGGCCAAGATGCGCCTGTTCGACGAAGTGGTCGCGCCTGACGGCACCGCCGTGATCTGGGCCGACGATGAATGGTCGGACAAGGCCGTTGCCCATGCCGAGGCGCGCGGGCTCAAGGTTTTCACGGTCGGCACGAAGGGCACCGGCATCCGCCTGCTCTCGCGCACGCCGGGGGCCTTGGGGCAGGTGCTGGAGATCGAGCACGAGGGCAAGCAGCGCCGCATCGACCTGCCGCTGATCGGCGCCTACCAGGCCGCCAATGCGCTGGTTTCCGCAGGGCTGGTGCTGGCCTGCGGGGGTGAGCCTTACGCGACCTTCGATGCGATGAAGAGGCTTGTCACCGTGCGCGGCCGACTGGAGCGGGCAGGGCTGACCATGGTGGGCGCGCCGATCTATGTCGATTATGCCCACACGCCCGATGCGCTGGAAGCGGCCATTGCCGCGCTGCGCCCGCACGTAACAGGCCGCCTGATCGTGGTGTTCGGCGCGGGTGGCGACCGCGATCGCGGCAAGCGTCCGCAGATGGGTCGCGTCGCCTGCGAGGGCGCCGAGGTGGTGATCGTCACCGACGACAATCCGCGCGGCGAGGACCCGAACGCGATCCGCGCCGAGGTTCTGGCCGGATGCGACGACAAGGCCCGCGACATCGGCGACCGGCGCGAGGCGATCTTTGCCGCCGTCGTCGAGGCGAAGGCGGGCGATATCGTCCTCGTCGCGGGCAAGGGACACGAACAGGGGCAGATCATCGGCAGCGGCGCGGATGCGCGCGTGCTGCCGTTCGACGATGTGACAGTGGCCAGGGAAATGGCCGGCACCCACGGGAGATAA
- a CDS encoding peptidoglycan D,D-transpeptidase FtsI family protein, whose translation MTAQPVPGLSIPTTVATGRHRLASVRQKALLTAKWRTLWVLVGFTLISIVALIRLCILGITGASSGSDDLAEALLPARGEIVDRNGVPLAEDFRTYSLWFNPKAMTDGPPLIHTPMQVALGLQKIFPDLDVNKVAAELASGKPGYLRRSILPEDANKVHALGEPSLEFPLEESRYYPQGSMAAHVLGYVDSYGKGKVGMEEAFDKQLTSIDGREHPSVLSIDYRVQGALEDELARGMADSHAKGAAGVVLDVDTGEVMALASLPSFDPNHVLPGDMMISKEQAEEGDTPHGFNRVTNQVYELGSCFKPFNVAAAIDAGTVTNLARLYPSKPFPMGGFMIKDAHKMPPMMNVPEMLMHSSNVVSAEVADELGGERLKATMEKLGMNARPPIELPARGFPIWPSGKWSRVRTMTVSYGHGIAVTPLHLAMGYAALVNGGIWRPATLRKLSPDEVPAGRRVFKASTSAKIRQMLRLIVAFGTGRSANAEGFRVGGKTGSAEKPGVHGYRHHSLISTFAAAFPMDKPRYVVIAMLDEPQGTEMTSFQRTAAWNAAPVVGRVIPRIGPLLGVMPDDTRDIDISDLRPLIKGDTSE comes from the coding sequence GTGACAGCCCAACCGGTGCCAGGACTATCCATACCGACGACCGTCGCGACTGGACGGCACCGGCTGGCGAGCGTGCGCCAGAAGGCGCTGCTGACGGCGAAATGGCGGACGCTCTGGGTGCTGGTCGGCTTCACGCTGATCAGCATCGTCGCGTTGATCCGTCTGTGCATTCTGGGGATCACCGGGGCAAGTTCGGGCAGCGACGATCTGGCCGAGGCGCTGCTGCCCGCGCGCGGCGAGATCGTCGATCGCAACGGCGTGCCGCTGGCCGAGGATTTCCGCACTTATTCGCTGTGGTTCAATCCCAAGGCGATGACCGACGGGCCGCCGCTGATCCACACGCCGATGCAGGTGGCGCTGGGGCTGCAGAAAATCTTCCCCGATCTGGACGTGAACAAGGTCGCCGCCGAACTGGCCTCGGGCAAGCCGGGCTACCTGCGCCGCTCGATCCTGCCCGAGGATGCCAACAAGGTCCACGCGCTGGGTGAGCCTTCGCTGGAGTTCCCGCTGGAGGAAAGCCGCTATTACCCGCAAGGGTCGATGGCGGCGCATGTGCTGGGCTATGTCGACAGCTACGGCAAGGGCAAGGTCGGCATGGAGGAGGCCTTCGACAAGCAGCTCACCTCCATTGATGGGCGCGAGCATCCTTCGGTGCTCTCGATCGACTACCGCGTGCAGGGCGCGCTGGAGGACGAACTGGCGCGCGGCATGGCGGATTCGCATGCCAAGGGCGCGGCGGGCGTGGTGCTCGATGTCGATACCGGCGAAGTGATGGCGCTGGCCTCGCTGCCCTCGTTCGATCCGAACCACGTGCTCCCCGGCGACATGATGATCTCGAAGGAGCAGGCCGAGGAGGGCGATACCCCCCACGGCTTCAACCGCGTGACCAACCAGGTCTACGAGCTGGGTTCGTGCTTCAAGCCGTTCAACGTCGCCGCCGCCATCGACGCCGGGACGGTGACGAACCTTGCGCGCCTGTACCCGTCCAAGCCGTTCCCGATGGGCGGGTTCATGATCAAGGATGCGCACAAGATGCCGCCGATGATGAACGTGCCCGAGATGCTGATGCACTCGTCCAACGTCGTCAGCGCCGAAGTGGCGGACGAGCTGGGCGGCGAGCGGCTGAAGGCGACGATGGAGAAGCTGGGCATGAACGCCCGCCCGCCCATCGAACTGCCCGCGCGCGGTTTCCCGATCTGGCCTTCGGGCAAGTGGTCGCGCGTGCGCACGATGACCGTCTCCTACGGTCACGGCATCGCTGTCACCCCGCTGCACCTTGCCATGGGCTATGCCGCGCTGGTCAACGGCGGGATCTGGCGCCCGGCGACGCTGCGGAAGCTCTCGCCCGACGAGGTGCCTGCAGGGCGCCGCGTGTTCAAGGCTTCGACCAGCGCCAAGATCCGCCAGATGCTGCGCCTGATCGTGGCGTTTGGCACCGGTCGCTCGGCCAATGCCGAGGGCTTCCGCGTGGGCGGCAAGACCGGTTCGGCGGAAAAGCCCGGCGTCCACGGCTATCGCCATCACTCGCTGATCTCCACCTTCGCGGCGGCCTTCCCGATGGACAAGCCGCGCTACGTGGTGATCGCCATGCTCGACGAGCCGCAGGGCACCGAGATGACCTCGTTCCAGCGCACCGCCGCCTGGAACGCCGCACCGGTCGTGGGGCGGGTCATTCCGCGCATCGGCCCCTTGCTCGGCGTGATGCCCGATGACACACGCGACATCGACATTTCCGACCTTCGCCCGCTGATCAAGGGAGACACTTCCGAATGA
- the rsmH gene encoding 16S rRNA (cytosine(1402)-N(4))-methyltransferase RsmH: MSAPQNPPHGPNAGEAPHIPVLLDEVERELAIQPGDVIVDATFGAGGYTRRLLDAGATVHAFDRDPDAIAAVEANPDAWPERTMTPPRLVLHARRFSEMAEAMAEAGVPQVDGVVMDIGVSSMQLDQAERGFSFAGDGPLDMRMSQDGYSAADFVNTAEDSEIADVLYLYGEERQSRRVARAIVAARPLTTTGELARVIRRALGHKPGAPKDPATRSFQAIRIHVNRELEELEQGLAGAEALLREGGRLAVVTFHSLEDRIVKRYLRDASGAGASTSRHLPQLGEAAPVRFARLSKAIRPGEVELTLNPRSRSATLRSAVRTAAAPSGPSDLPPQSPRAASRSAA; this comes from the coding sequence GTGAGCGCGCCCCAGAATCCGCCCCATGGCCCGAACGCTGGCGAAGCGCCGCACATCCCCGTCCTGCTGGACGAGGTGGAGCGCGAACTGGCGATCCAGCCGGGCGACGTCATCGTCGATGCGACCTTCGGCGCGGGCGGCTATACCCGCCGTCTGCTCGATGCAGGGGCCACCGTGCATGCCTTCGACCGCGATCCCGATGCGATCGCCGCCGTCGAGGCCAACCCGGACGCCTGGCCCGAGCGCACGATGACGCCGCCGCGTCTGGTGCTGCACGCGCGCCGCTTCTCGGAAATGGCCGAGGCCATGGCAGAGGCAGGCGTGCCGCAGGTCGATGGCGTGGTGATGGATATCGGCGTGTCGTCGATGCAGCTCGATCAGGCCGAGCGCGGCTTCTCGTTCGCAGGCGACGGCCCGCTCGACATGCGCATGAGCCAGGACGGCTATTCCGCCGCCGACTTCGTGAACACGGCGGAAGACAGCGAGATCGCCGACGTGCTCTATCTCTACGGGGAAGAGCGCCAGTCGCGCCGCGTCGCCCGCGCCATCGTTGCCGCGCGCCCGCTGACCACCACGGGCGAGCTGGCCCGCGTGATCCGCCGGGCGCTGGGGCACAAGCCCGGTGCGCCCAAGGACCCGGCGACGCGCAGCTTCCAGGCGATCCGCATCCATGTGAACCGCGAGCTTGAGGAACTGGAGCAGGGCCTTGCCGGTGCCGAGGCGCTGCTGCGCGAAGGCGGGCGGCTGGCCGTGGTGACGTTCCACAGCCTCGAAGACCGTATCGTCAAGCGCTACCTGCGCGATGCCAGCGGCGCGGGCGCGTCCACCTCGCGCCATCTGCCGCAGCTGGGCGAGGCGGCGCCGGTGCGCTTTGCCCGCCTGTCGAAGGCGATCCGCCCCGGCGAAGTGGAACTGACGCTCAACCCTCGATCCCGGTCGGCCACGCTGCGCTCTGCCGTGCGCACCGCAGCGGCTCCTTCCGGTCCTTCCGACCTTCCCCCTCAATCCCCCCGTGCTGCCAGCAGGAGTGCCGCATGA
- a CDS encoding division/cell wall cluster transcriptional repressor MraZ, which translates to MADRPYIYSGQGFSLLRDKNRFVLPAAFRSTVKESSGGRPALYLAKHDRWECLVGYGESRIGDFDQQIRDEEERAVRAGREYDAEKRAMDLYNYSEVPFDGSGRFVLPEVLATLGDVGDQLYFHGAGRFFTLWNPEALYAMDDSWRAAQVACRNLAAKEAAKVKK; encoded by the coding sequence ATGGCTGACCGGCCATACATCTACAGCGGGCAGGGCTTTTCGCTTTTACGCGACAAGAACCGCTTCGTGCTGCCCGCTGCGTTCCGCTCGACGGTGAAGGAATCGAGCGGCGGCCGCCCCGCGCTCTACCTCGCCAAGCATGATCGCTGGGAATGCCTCGTCGGCTACGGCGAATCGCGCATCGGCGATTTCGACCAGCAGATCCGCGACGAGGAAGAGCGCGCCGTACGCGCCGGTCGCGAATACGACGCCGAAAAGCGGGCGATGGACCTCTACAACTATTCCGAAGTGCCGTTCGACGGTTCGGGCCGCTTCGTGCTGCCCGAAGTGCTGGCGACGCTGGGCGATGTCGGCGACCAGCTCTATTTCCACGGCGCGGGCCGCTTCTTTACGCTGTGGAACCCTGAGGCGCTCTACGCCATGGACGACAGCTGGCGCGCGGCGCAGGTCGCCTGCCGCAACCTGGCGGCCAAGGAAGCCGCGAAGGTGAAGAAGTGA
- a CDS encoding cysteine synthase A produces MTETLDLAQPQTPIVQRSALDLIGNTPLVLLRGPSDAAGCEIWGKCEFANPGASVKDRAALWIVRDAEARGALEPGGTIVEGTAGNTGIGLALVANALGYKTVIVMPETQSREKMDTLRALGAELVTVPAAPFSNPGHFVHTSRRMAEEMPGAIWADQFDNIANRRAHIESTAPEIWRQLEGRIDGFTCAAGTGGTLAGTGMGLKAFDENITVALTDPHGAALYNYFACGELRAEGSSVAEGIGQGRITANLDGAPVDTQYRIADEEGLEWVRRLMAEEGLCLGLSSGINVAGAVALGRELVARGKRDARVATILCDTGFRYLSTLYNPEWLKAKGLPVFPWLQR; encoded by the coding sequence ATGACCGAAACCCTCGACCTTGCACAGCCCCAGACCCCCATCGTCCAGCGCTCGGCGCTCGACCTGATCGGCAATACGCCGCTGGTGCTGCTGCGCGGGCCGAGCGATGCGGCGGGCTGCGAGATCTGGGGCAAGTGCGAGTTCGCCAACCCCGGCGCCTCGGTGAAGGATCGCGCGGCGCTGTGGATCGTGCGCGATGCCGAAGCGCGCGGCGCGCTGGAGCCGGGCGGCACCATCGTCGAAGGCACGGCGGGCAATACCGGGATCGGTCTGGCGCTGGTCGCCAATGCACTGGGCTACAAGACGGTGATCGTCATGCCTGAGACGCAATCGCGCGAGAAGATGGACACGCTGCGAGCGCTGGGTGCAGAACTGGTGACGGTTCCGGCAGCCCCGTTCTCCAATCCGGGGCACTTCGTCCACACCTCGCGCCGCATGGCCGAGGAAATGCCCGGCGCGATCTGGGCCGACCAGTTCGACAATATCGCCAACCGCCGCGCGCATATCGAATCGACCGCGCCGGAGATCTGGCGCCAGCTCGAAGGCCGGATCGACGGCTTCACCTGCGCGGCAGGGACCGGCGGCACGCTGGCGGGCACCGGCATGGGCCTCAAGGCCTTCGACGAGAACATCACGGTGGCGCTCACCGATCCGCATGGCGCGGCGCTCTACAACTACTTCGCCTGCGGGGAACTGCGCGCCGAGGGCTCCTCGGTGGCTGAGGGCATCGGGCAGGGGCGCATCACCGCGAACCTCGACGGGGCGCCGGTCGATACCCAGTATCGCATTGCGGATGAAGAAGGCCTCGAATGGGTGCGCCGCCTGATGGCCGAGGAAGGGCTGTGTCTGGGGCTGTCCTCGGGCATCAACGTGGCGGGCGCCGTGGCCCTGGGGCGCGAGCTGGTGGCGCGCGGCAAGCGCGATGCGCGCGTGGCGACGATCCTGTGCGATACCGGCTTCCGCTACCTCTCCACGCTCTATAACCCCGAATGGCTCAAGGCGAAGGGTCTGCCCGTCTTCCCTTGGCTGCAAAGGTGA
- a CDS encoding heme exporter protein CcmB codes for MSAAPAILARDLRRFLRGGALLPVLFFLAVAVLYPFAVGPAPELLARTGGGVLWIAALLAAILPLDRLVAADLESGLFDQWAIRGIGEDMVMALRVAAHWLSFGPLLMLAALPAAALLGLSAAMLGRLELGLLLGTPGLAALGVIVAAVTAGLRGGAALGGLLMIPMGVPLLVFGAGSLASSAANGGIAGFALTAAASLMLLAMAPFAAGAAIRAANR; via the coding sequence ATGAGCGCGGCGCCTGCCATTCTCGCGCGCGATCTGCGCCGGTTCCTGCGCGGCGGTGCGCTGCTGCCGGTGCTGTTTTTCCTGGCCGTGGCGGTGCTCTATCCCTTTGCCGTCGGCCCGGCGCCGGAACTGCTGGCAAGGACCGGCGGCGGGGTGCTGTGGATCGCGGCGCTGCTGGCGGCGATCCTGCCGCTCGACCGGCTGGTCGCGGCCGACCTCGAATCGGGGCTGTTCGACCAGTGGGCGATTCGCGGGATCGGCGAGGACATGGTGATGGCCTTGCGAGTCGCGGCCCACTGGCTGAGCTTCGGCCCGCTGCTGATGCTGGCGGCGCTGCCTGCCGCCGCGCTGCTGGGCCTGAGCGCGGCGATGCTGGGCCGACTCGAACTTGGCCTGCTGCTCGGCACGCCGGGCCTCGCGGCGCTGGGGGTGATCGTGGCGGCGGTGACGGCGGGCTTGCGCGGCGGCGCGGCGCTTGGCGGGTTGCTGATGATCCCGATGGGCGTGCCGCTGCTGGTGTTCGGCGCGGGGAGCCTTGCCTCGTCCGCAGCAAACGGGGGTATCGCGGGATTCGCGCTGACGGCGGCGGCCAGCCTGATGCTGCTGGCGATGGCGCCATTCGCCGCAGGCGCCGCGATTCGCGCTGCCAATCGCTGA
- the ccmA gene encoding heme ABC exporter ATP-binding protein CcmA, with amino-acid sequence MQVSPSAAASAAPCPASGIAAHALACRRGDRVLLRGIALALEPGAALHLAGVNGIGKSSLLRVLAGLATPAAGTLHVTGSVGLLDGRAALDPELPLARALAFWAKVDRADPETGEAALVRLGLDALREVPVGYLSTGQTRRAAFVRLLAQRAAIWLLDEPLNGLDTASADLAQALVSEHCARGGIAVIASHQPFDVPGLARLDLARHVPGHVSEDAE; translated from the coding sequence ATGCAAGTTTCCCCTTCGGCCGCCGCGAGCGCCGCGCCTTGCCCGGCTTCGGGAATAGCGGCCCATGCGCTGGCCTGCCGCCGGGGCGACCGGGTGCTGCTGCGCGGGATCGCGCTGGCGCTTGAACCGGGTGCCGCGCTGCATCTGGCGGGCGTCAACGGCATCGGCAAGTCGAGCCTGCTGCGCGTGCTGGCAGGGTTGGCGACGCCAGCCGCCGGGACATTGCACGTGACCGGCAGCGTCGGGCTGCTCGATGGCCGCGCGGCGCTCGATCCCGAACTGCCGCTGGCGCGCGCGCTGGCGTTCTGGGCGAAGGTCGACCGCGCCGATCCCGAAACCGGCGAGGCGGCGCTGGTGAGGCTGGGGCTGGACGCGCTGCGCGAGGTGCCGGTGGGCTATCTCTCCACGGGGCAGACGCGCCGTGCCGCCTTCGTGCGGTTGCTGGCGCAGCGCGCGGCGATCTGGCTGCTCGACGAGCCGCTGAACGGGTTGGATACGGCCTCCGCCGATCTCGCACAGGCGCTGGTGAGTGAACATTGCGCGCGCGGCGGCATCGCGGTGATCGCCTCGCACCAGCCGTTCGACGTGCCGGGGCTCGCACGCCTCGACCTTGCGCGTCATGTGCCGGGGCATGTTTCAGAGGACGCGGAATGA
- a CDS encoding 4a-hydroxytetrahydrobiopterin dehydratase: protein MAVPPLTSEQIEAALARLPGWSLREDGRAITRDFRFDTFVEAFAFMTRVALEAEKADHHPEWSNVYNRVSIVLTTHDVDTGSGQVNGGQAKGGLSTRDTALAETISAMVPPAPSAA, encoded by the coding sequence ATGGCTGTCCCACCGCTTACGTCCGAACAGATAGAGGCCGCGCTGGCCCGGCTTCCCGGCTGGTCGCTGCGCGAAGACGGCAGGGCGATCACCCGCGATTTCCGCTTCGATACCTTCGTCGAGGCTTTCGCCTTCATGACCCGCGTGGCGCTGGAAGCGGAAAAGGCAGATCACCACCCGGAATGGTCGAACGTCTACAACCGCGTCTCGATCGTGCTGACCACGCACGATGTCGATACCGGCAGCGGGCAGGTAAACGGCGGGCAGGCGAAAGGCGGCCTGAGCACGCGCGACACGGCGCTGGCCGAGACGATTTCGGCCATGGTTCCGCCAGCACCCTCCGCAGCCTAA
- a CDS encoding acyltransferase family protein, with product MADEDRFLTRPLSVVLDLIRFGAAFLVLLGHAVQLRLWGGAFPLGETMQHNCVVVFFVLSGLVIATSALDPNKRLADFAISRTARILPVSVPALAFALLAALVLAGPHPVPLDNRPGDLATLARQTVWPLLFLNARPGFAEPVWNMPYWSLAYEVWYYALFAMALYLQGARRWIALIVGVVLAGPMVILLAPAWLAGVALCHIPALRRAPGWPAPVLLVLSASFVGWIMTARDATKAMLAQALGPHLSWSEWALADAPVAIAVVFAFVALRPLATLFETPLARLERPARVLSGFSFTLYLFHWPLLELARSWGIRELRSPLAFMATLAAICLLCWAISLATEHQSPRLRRWIQARVRQRESRDVPLAV from the coding sequence ATGGCTGACGAAGACCGCTTCCTGACGCGCCCGCTGTCGGTCGTGCTCGACCTGATCCGCTTCGGCGCGGCCTTCCTCGTCCTGCTCGGCCACGCCGTGCAGCTGCGTCTGTGGGGCGGTGCGTTCCCGCTCGGCGAAACGATGCAGCACAATTGCGTGGTGGTGTTCTTCGTCCTTTCCGGCCTTGTGATCGCGACTTCGGCGCTCGATCCGAACAAGCGCCTTGCCGATTTCGCCATATCCCGCACCGCGCGCATCCTGCCGGTGAGCGTGCCCGCGCTGGCCTTCGCGCTGCTGGCGGCGCTGGTGCTGGCAGGCCCCCATCCCGTGCCGCTCGACAACCGGCCCGGCGACCTGGCCACACTGGCGCGACAGACCGTCTGGCCGCTGCTGTTCCTCAATGCGCGCCCCGGCTTTGCCGAGCCGGTCTGGAACATGCCCTACTGGTCGCTCGCCTACGAGGTCTGGTACTATGCCCTGTTCGCGATGGCGCTTTACCTTCAGGGCGCGCGACGCTGGATCGCGCTGATCGTCGGCGTCGTGCTGGCGGGGCCGATGGTGATCCTGCTGGCGCCCGCATGGCTGGCCGGGGTGGCGCTGTGCCATATCCCGGCGCTGCGCCGCGCGCCCGGCTGGCCTGCCCCTGTGCTTCTGGTCCTGTCAGCCAGTTTCGTGGGGTGGATCATGACCGCCAGAGACGCCACGAAGGCCATGCTGGCGCAGGCTCTTGGCCCGCACCTGTCGTGGTCGGAGTGGGCGCTGGCCGATGCCCCCGTCGCCATCGCCGTGGTGTTCGCCTTCGTCGCGCTGCGGCCGCTCGCGACGCTTTTCGAGACGCCGCTGGCGCGTCTGGAACGACCGGCCCGCGTGCTCTCCGGTTTCTCGTTCACGCTCTACCTGTTCCACTGGCCGCTGCTGGAACTGGCACGCTCATGGGGCATCCGAGAGCTGCGCAGCCCGCTCGCCTTCATGGCCACGCTGGCCGCGATCTGCCTGCTGTGCTGGGCAATCTCGCTGGCGACCGAGCATCAGTCTCCCCGCCTGCGCCGCTGGATACAGGCGCGTGTCCGGCAGCGCGAAAGCCGCGACGTCCCGCTGGCGGTTTAG